In Mycteria americana isolate JAX WOST 10 ecotype Jacksonville Zoo and Gardens chromosome Z unlocalized genomic scaffold, USCA_MyAme_1.0 Scaffold_18, whole genome shotgun sequence, the following are encoded in one genomic region:
- the ATP5F1A gene encoding ATP synthase F(1) complex subunit alpha, mitochondrial yields the protein MFSARVAAALACSLLRQAGLISRNTLGAAFVATRNIHASKTCFQKTGTAEVSSILEERILGADTSAELEETGRVLSIGDGIARVYGLRNVQAEEMVEFSSGLKGMSLNLEPDNVGVVVFGNDRLIKEGDVVKRTGAIVDVPVGEELLGRVVDALGNPIDGKGPIKSKTRRRVGLKAPGIIPRISVREPMQTGIKAVDSLVPIGRGQRELIIGDRQTGKTSIAIDTIINQKRFNDGTDEKKKLYCIYVAVGQKRSTVAQLVKRLTDADAMKYTIVVSATASDAAPLQYLAPYSGCSMGEYFRDNGKHALIIYDDLSKQAVAYRQMSLLLRRPPGREAYPGDVFYLHSRLLERAAKMNDSFGGGSLTALPVIETQAGDVSAYIPTNVISITDGQIFLETELFYKGIRPAINVGLSVSRVGSAAQTRAMKQVAGTMKLELAQYREVAAFAQFGSDLDAATQQLLNRGVRLTELLKQGQYVPMAIEEQVAVIYAGVRGHLDKLEPSKITTFESAFLAHVLSQHQALLSTIRTEGKISDQTEAKLKEIVTNFLATFEA from the exons ATGTTCTCCGCCCGCGTGGCTGCCGCCCTTGCCTGCTCCTTGCTGCGGCAGGCCGGCCTG ATTTCCAGAAACACCCTGGGTGCAGCATTTGTTGCTACAAGAAACATCCATGCCTCCAAAACATGCTTTCAGAAAACTG GCACTGCTGAGGTATCCTCTATTCTTGAGGAACGTATTTTGGGAGCTGACACCTCTGCTGAACTTGAGGAGACTGGCCGTGTGCTCTCGATCGGTGATGGTATTGCCCGTGTGTATGGCCTAAGAAATGTCCAGGCAGAAGAAATGGTTGAATTCTCTTCTGGACTGAAA GGTATGTCCTTGAATTTGGAGCCCGACAATGTTGGTGTTGTTGTGTTTGGTAATGACCGACTGATCAAGGAAGGGGATGTTGTGAAGAGGACTGGTGCCATTGTCGATGTTCCAGTTGGGGAAGAGCTCCTGGGCCGTGTTGTAGATGCCCTGGGCAATCCAATCGATGGGAAG GGTCCTATCAAATCTAAGACGCGTAGAAGAGTTGGCTTAAAGGCCCCTGGGATCATTCCCAGAATCTCTGTGCGTGAACCTATGCAGACTGGTATTAAGGCTGTGGACAGCTTGGTGCCAATTGGTCGTGGCCAGCGTGAGCTGATCATTGGTGACAGACAGACTGG GAAAACTTCAATTGCAATTGACACAATAATCAACCAGAAACGATTTAATGATGgaacagatgagaaaaagaagCTGTACTGTATCTATGTTGCAGTTGGCCAGAAGAGATCTACTGTTGCTCAGCTGGTGAAGAGGCTCACTGATGCAG ATGCCATGAAGTACACTATTGTGGTGTCTGCCACAGCATCTGATGCAGCACCCCTTCAGTATCTGGCTCCTTATTCAGGTTGCTCCATGGGGGAATACTTCAGAGACAATGGAAAACACGCATTAATCATCTATGATGACTTATCCAAACAG GCTGTTGCTTATCGTCAGATGTCTCTGCTGCTGCGTCGTCCACCTGGTCGTGAAGCCTACCCAGGTGATGTGTTCTACCTGCACTCTCGCCTGCTGGAGAGAGCAGCCAAAATGAATGATTCCTTTGGAGGTGGCTCTCTGACTGCCTTGCCTGTTATTGAAACTCAGGCTGGTGATGTGTCTGCTTACATTCCAACCAATGTTATCTCCATCACTGATGGACAG ATCTTCTTGGAAACTGAGTTGTTCTACAAAGGTATCCGTCCAGCCATCAATGTTGGTCTGTCTGTGTCCCGTGTAGGTTCTGCTGCTCAGACCAGGGCTATGAAGCAG GTGGCAGGTACCATGAAGCTGGAATTGGCTCAGTATCGTGAAGTAGCTGCCTTTGCTCAGTTTGGGTCTGATCTGGATGCTGCCACACAACAGCTGCTGAACCGTGGTGTACGTCTGACGGAGCTTCTCAAACAAGGACAGTATG TTCCCATGGCTATTGAGGAACAGGTTGCAGTCATCTATGCTGGTGTAAGAGGTCACTTGGACAAGCTGGAGCCCAGCAAAATCACTACATTTGAGAGTGCTTTCCTAGCTCATGTACTGAGCCAGCACCAGGCCCTCCTCTCCACGATCAG GACTGAAGGAAAGATCTCTGACCAGACAGAAGCTAAGTTGAAGGAAATAGTCACAAATTTCCTGGCTACTTTTGAGGCATAA